The Streptomyces sp. NBC_00454 DNA segment CGGGACGGTCCTCGTCCACGTCACCACCAGCCGGGTCACGATGACTCTGACCACGACGGGCATGCCGCAGGCCGAGGCCCGGAGCCTGGCCCGCGGGGTCGCGGAAGCCATCACCGGCCACCCGGACGACCACCGGCCCACCGGCGGCGGGCCGACCAGTACGGTGCTGCGCACCGCGGATCGGGCTGTCCGCATGGACTTCGCCGAGGCCAACCAATGGGTCTTCTACGGCATGGCCATCGCCATGGGCGCGGCTCTCCTGTGCAGTTTCCTGCACCCTGGGACGCGGGTGACGGGCGAGGCCGGAGGGGCCGGGCCGGAGGGGCCGGGCTCAGCGCCCGCTGCTCCGGGACGACCGCCGGGCCCGTAGAGCGATGCAGGCGCCGGAGCCGATGATCCACACCACGGTGGGCCAGGCGGAGATCCGCTCGAACAGTCCTTGCACCCCGGGGTCGGGCCGGAGGCCCGTGAGGACGGTGAAGGCGAGGGTGGTCACACCGCACACGACGCCCAGGGTGCCCCAGAGCGGCCGGTGTGCCCGCCGGATCAGGCCGCCGAGCAGCAGCGCGCCCACGCCACCGCAGAAGAAGCACGTACCGGCGGACAGGAGGTGGAGGGCCGGGCGGAGGTTGTACGGGTTGAGGCCGCTGGACAGGAGTCCCAGACCGCTGACGGCCAGGGCGCCGAAGGCCAGGTTCCGCGCCCGGCCCGGTGACACGACCGTCATGTTGAGCAGCGCGCCCGCGGTCAGGCACACCCCGCCGATGATCCAGGCGGCGTTGGCCTCCTCGTGCAGGGGCGAGCAGAAGCGGACCCCTCCGACGTGTCCGCACCGCGTGACGCCGAGCGCCGAGATGATCTCGTGGACCAGGTTCTGGTTCGTGGCGCGCGGAAGGACGATCATGTTGTTGACGACGAACATCTGGACCAGGGAGGCCCAGAGGAGGCCCCCGGCCACGAGTCGCTTCGACGCCGTGAGGGTGAGTTCGCGCATGTGAGGGACCGATCGACGGAGAGTTCCCGTACCCGGCGGATTCGGGTCGCCCCGCCCGGGCCTTCGGGTCTGCGTGCAGCCGTCAGACCGTCCGGTGACCGCTCCTCCCAGTCTGTCCCCTCGCAGACCGCCGAGGCGTCACCCCGGTTCGGCGAGTCTGTGCAGGGCTCCCGCGGTGGGCGGAGGGGAATCGGTCTGCGTCACAGACCGGTCACAGCGCCCACACAGCCACCCGAACCCCGCGAACATGGCGCGATGCGCACACACCGCACCATCACCCTCCTGGCTGCCGCGGGCATTCTCGCCCTCACCGCGTGCGACCCGCAGGTCGCCGACAGCGGGAAGCCCGCAACGCCCGGCACCCCGGCGGCCACCCCGGCGGCGTCCGGCCCCGCGCCCTCCGCCAAGACGGCCGCTCTCCCCGACCTGGTCGGCAAGGGGCTCCAGACGGCCCAGGACGAAGCGCAGCGGGCCGGCTTCTTCGTCCTCACGTCTCACGACGCCCTCGGCCGCGAGCGGCTCCAGGCTCTCGACCGGAACTGGAAGGTGTGCAGCCAGACCCCAGGGCCGGGCGCGGGCCTCGACACCAAGACCGCTGTGGACTTCGGCGCGGTCAAACTCGAAGAAACCTGCCCCGCCGCGGACGCGCCGCCCCCGAAGCCCGCGGGCGATGTCATGCCGAACTTCGTCGGCCAGGGCATGAAGGCCGTCCGCTCCGCACTCCCGGCCAATGCGAGCATCACCGTGAAGGACGCGGTGCAGAGCCGCGTGGTCCTCCAGGAGTCGAACTGGAAGGTCTGCACGCAGGACCCGAAGGCCGGCGCCGCGCTCACCGGCCAGCCCTTGACCTTCACCGTCGCCAAAACCGAAGAGTCCTGCCCCTAGGTCATCCATTTCGGCGGCGCGGACCCGGCAAGATCAGGAAGAGACGGCCTGGCTCTCCGCACCGCCACTGACGTGCGGACGCTGCCGAAGACCGCTTCACTCGTCCCGCGGGCTGACCCAGCGGGTCCCCTTCCCGGGTCCCCTTCCCGGGTTGCTTCTCGGGCTGCTGCGGACGGTCGAGACGACTGGCCTCGTCCGTGTCGGCAGCCGCGGTCTTCCCGTTTTCGCGACGGTCGGCGTGCGGCTTGCGACGCCCGTCCGGTGTCCGCTCGGGGTGCGCCGGCATTCCTCCTGAGCCGCCCTGCTCCTCCATGGCCGTCCTCCTCGTTCGGGTGCGCCCTCGGAGCGGGCCCGCGTCCCCGATCTCGGGCCGGGGCGCCGCCTCGTGGGCATCCACGTACCGCGATGGCCGGGAGGCGGGTGCAGCACCTCATTCAGGCCCTCTACCTCCCGTGACGTGCGTCTTTCCGCTCGCCCCGTCGGCAAACCTCCGCCGCACGGCCCGTCGGGTCGACGGCCCGGATCACCGACGCCGATCGGATCGGATCCGCCCCCGTGCGGCATGCATGGCGGCGCCGATCGGGGGGAGCCGCCAGATGCGCGCCCGACGATCCGCTCCAAGCCGAGGAGTCGTCATGCCTCGTGGTTCCAGCCCCAAGCGTGAACGCCAGTACGAGCACATCAAGGAGAGCGCGGAGAAGCGCGGCGAGAGCACCGAGCGCGCCAAGGAGATCGCCGCGCGGACGGTGAACAAGGAGCGGGCGCGCGCGGGCGAGTCGAAGACGGCGAGCAAGAGCTCGACCCAGGACATGTCCTCCGCCAAGCGGGGCGGGCAGCGCTCCCACAGCGGCTCGCAGGGGCCGACGTACGACCAGCTGTACGCGGAGGCCAAGCGCCGCAACCTGCACGGCCGCTCCTCCATGGACAAGGCCGAACTGAAGCGCAAGCTCGGCCAATGACCGGCTGCGTCGGGAGCAGCGGGGACATGACCGCGCCGGCGGTGGGCTCGGGGGGACCGGCAGGAGTCGCCCGGGACGTGGAGACGCGCAGGACCGTGTGGGTCGCCCTCGCCGCCAATCTCGCCATCTGCGTGGCCAAGGCCATCGGCGGCGTGGTCGCGGCTTCCCCCGCGCTGCTCTCGGAGGCGGCCCATTCCGTCGCGGACAGCCTCAACGAGGTCTTCCTGCTGGCCTCCCTCAAGCGCAGCCGACGCCCCGCCGATGCGCGCCACCCCTTCGGCTACGGCATGGAGCGCTTCTTCTGGTCCCTCCTCGCAGCCGTCGGCATCTTCGTCACCGGCGGCTGCTTCTCGGTCTTCCAGGGCATCGAGGCTTTGCGCTCCGGCGCCTCCGAATCGCGCCACGGCTACGCCA contains these protein-coding regions:
- a CDS encoding DUF998 domain-containing protein; translated protein: MRELTLTASKRLVAGGLLWASLVQMFVVNNMIVLPRATNQNLVHEIISALGVTRCGHVGGVRFCSPLHEEANAAWIIGGVCLTAGALLNMTVVSPGRARNLAFGALAVSGLGLLSSGLNPYNLRPALHLLSAGTCFFCGGVGALLLGGLIRRAHRPLWGTLGVVCGVTTLAFTVLTGLRPDPGVQGLFERISAWPTVVWIIGSGACIALRARRSSRSSGR
- a CDS encoding plasmid stabilization protein, with protein sequence MPRGSSPKRERQYEHIKESAEKRGESTERAKEIAARTVNKERARAGESKTASKSSTQDMSSAKRGGQRSHSGSQGPTYDQLYAEAKRRNLHGRSSMDKAELKRKLGQ